One genomic window of Pagrus major chromosome 22, Pma_NU_1.0 includes the following:
- the ptrhd1 gene encoding putative peptidyl-tRNA hydrolase PTRHD1, producing MAATGAGSPSRLVQYVVVRSDLVHKLSWPLGAVITQACHAATAAIHLHYGDPDTQQYLAELDSMHKVVLGAPDEAALSSLSENLTQAGVAHKLWIEQPENIPTCLALKPCPKETVQPLLRKFKLFK from the exons ATGGCGGCTACAGGAGCCGGGTCCCCCAGCCGGCTGGTCCAGTATGTTGTTGTCCGCTCGGATCTGGTTCACAAACTGTCCTGGCCCCTGGGGGCTGTTATAACTCAGGCCTGTCATGCTGCTACCGCCGCCATTCACCTTCACTACGGGGACCCGGACACACAGCAGTACCTGGCAGAGCTGGACTCCATGCATAAAGTAGTGCTAGGG GCTCCAGACGAGGCCGCCCTCTCTAGTCTATCAGAGAACCTAACGCAGGCCGGTGTGGCCCACAAGCTTTGGATCGAACAGCCAGAGAACATCCCCACCTGCTTGGCTCTGAAGCCATGTCCAAAAGAGACTGTCCAGCCGCTGCTGCGCAAGTTCAAACTCTTCAAATGA